In Mytilus trossulus isolate FHL-02 chromosome 6, PNRI_Mtr1.1.1.hap1, whole genome shotgun sequence, a single window of DNA contains:
- the LOC134722105 gene encoding sorting nexin-21-like — MYNTAAAVIQTFNKMPLKRLDCNGCHSEEIQDELLADDSDAFDNRSSSLTLEIGLGDINEEPSTPSSPGCVSIESNRESVGYVNFEVISAERIKDGNSTYVIYQILISGHGIEKTPGILHKRYSDFEKFNVKLRKKFPEIMDSVSFPGKVLVGNFKNETIAKRSRAFEQYLNHLMGLNEIRFSRETKEFFYETEISNANEMIDSKNYSEAITLLEKCLPVQEKLIGTTHVDVIKTLCALVVCYQALKDSERALKYSTIGLSCMEDTKDNTYYLPLLHTSIYLHWMLGKEKTHLEAKLGELRDQGIATETNTNLLDTVVKEIKS; from the exons atgtataatacagCTGCAGCTGTCattcaaacatttaataaaatgcCTTTGAAGAGATTAGACTGCAATGGTTGTCATTCAGAAGAAATACAGGACGAGCTGTTAGCAGATGATTCAGATGCCTTTGACAATAGGAGCTCAAGTTTAACCCTAGAAATAGGCTTGGGAGACATAAATGAAGAACCAT cTACACCATCAAGTCCAGGATGTGTATCAATAGAGAGTAATAGAGAAAGTGTGGGATATGTAAACTTTGAAGTTATATCTGCTGAAAGAATCAAAGATGGCAATTCTACTTATGTG atatatcaaattttaatttctggACATGGAATAGAAAAAACACCAGGTATTTTACACAAAAGATACTctgattttgaaaagtttaatgTGAAGCTGAGGAAAAAGTTTCCAGAAATAATGGACAGTGTGTCATTTCCTGGAAAAGTATTAGTTGgtaatttcaaaaatgaaaccatTGCTAAGAGAAGCAGAGCTTTTGAACAATATCTGAATCATTTAATGGGACTGAATGAGATCAGATTTTCTCGAGAAACAAAGGAATTTTTCTATGAAACTGAAATCAGTAACGCAAATGAAATGATTGATTCTAAGAATTATTCAGAAGCAATAACATTGTTGGAGAAATGTCTGCCAGTGCAAGAAAAGCTAATTGGAACCACCCACGTTGATGTTATCAAAACCTTATGTGCTTTAGTGGTCTGTTATCAGGCGCTGAAAGACTCTGAAAGAGCTTTGAAGTATTCTACAATAGGACTCTCCTGTATGGAGGACACAAAGGACAACActtattatctccccttattacACACATCCATCTATTTACATTGGATGCTGGGTAAAGAAAAAACTCATTTAGAAGCCAAGCTTGGGGAATTGAGAGACCAAGGAATTGCCAcagaaacaaatacaaatttgttagACACAGTGGTCAAGGAAATCAAGAGTTGA
- the LOC134722104 gene encoding zinc finger protein ZFP2-like produces the protein MATVAKAQTFSCENQYKSVIQLLNDQRKARIFCDVILRVGKEQFYAHSNVLAATSPYFGAFLGQGQDHPRAFSQKIPQVIEIHIDGDCDNQGFTTAVSLVLDYMYSSNITLDSDCLVQVVEIAKIMQIEKVLEFCNTFESGKQLDADITIAKTTPVQTQTEPLFTFLENKSVQTCDIDSVFDLWCKKKQVRNLEHFNIDYVEGRPKVKNSKIQTAAKYKKLIKKSGAFLLDRKKDVKKNISLLGVTHRKRGRPPLPEHAKLNALIEQNQMKGKGETDKVEENPTAKAPEHAESKNKHIHEESHEDTNCKRIKFENTEALKNRKGTYIEQTEGRFPSRKNRGKKPSKFLDDAESDSDALVVDETGDESSPNQPKLENIWHNCDECPYSTNSSYQYNRHTKAHQNDRDRLEGSDIKEYKCDRCDFSSYKYKVLQTHIQEHLHAENICSFCDFEAENSDSLLEHILIHKPPNPFHCIYCDSKYKTRAQLNVHLPKHLTVKPFICEICQTGFKWKHALKCHMATHSETKDHLCDVCGFATAHKSQLKAHKLIHTGDTYKCEYPNCKFQSIKKQSLKYHRLTHTQEKPHQCEICGQSFSLKKNLNRHALLHTDVRPHKCKFHEVCNFATTRYDKLKEHLLKIHSHGVAPSKKFRLSDYPKSLVPPDEEEPPMPSMPSVIHIENSDISLGQISLNDLETKVYIQQPGGESVPITLVASKFEIPYQLITKLEN, from the coding sequence ATGGCGACTGTTGCCAAAGCTCAAACATTCTCCTGTGAGAACCAATATAAGTCTGTCATACAACTATTAAATGACCAGAGAAAGGCACGAATTTTCTGTGATGTGATTTTGCGAGTTGGAAAAGAACAATTCTATGCACATTCAAATGTGCTAGCAGCAACCAGCCCCTATTTCGGTGCGTTCTTAGGACAGGGTCAGGATCACCCGAGGGCATTTTCACAGAAAATCCCACAAGTTATTGAAATACACATTGACGGTGATTGTGATAACCAAGGATTTACAACGGCCGTGTCGTTAGTACTTGATTATATGTACAGCAGCAACATCACATTAGACTCTGATTGCCTCGTTCAGGTTGTagaaattgcaaaaataatgCAAATAGAAAAAGTTTTGGAATTTTGCAATACATTTGAATCTGGCAAACAATTAGATGCCGACATAACAATAGCTAAAACTACACCTGTTCAAACTCAGACAGAACCGCTATttacatttttagaaaataaatctgTTCAGACATGTGATATTGACTCAGTTTTTGACCTTTGGTGCAAAAAAAAGCAAGTTCGAAATcttgaacattttaatatagactATGTAGAGGGTCGACCAAAAgtgaaaaatagtaaaatacaaaCAGCAGCAAAATACAAGaaacttattaaaaaatcaGGTGCATTTCTTCTGGACAGGAAAAAGGACgtcaagaaaaatatttcattacttGGAGTAACACACAGAAAAAGAGGCCGCCCACCACTACCAGAACATGCTAAACTTAATGCCCttattgaacaaaatcaaatgaaaggaAAAGGTGAAACTGATAAGGTAGAAGAAAATCCAACAGCAAAAGCACCTGAACATGCTGAATCAAAAAACAAGCACATCCATGAAGAAAGTCATGAAGATACAAATTGTAAAcgcataaaatttgaaaatactgaAGCATTGAAAAACAGAAAAGGAACTTACATTGAACAGACAGAGGGCAGATTTCCTTCACGAAAAAATAGAGGAAAGAAACCATcaaaatttttagatgatgCTGAATCAGATTCTGATGCTCTTGTGGTTGATGAAACAGGAGATGAATCTTCCCCAAATCAGCCAAAGCTTGAAAATATATGGCACAACTGCGATGAATGTCCATATTCTACAAACTCATCATATCAATATAATAGACATACAAAAGCTCATCAGAATGATAGAGACCGCCTTGAAGGAAGCgatattaaagaatataaatgtGATCGCTGTGATTTTTCATCttataaatacaaagttttacAAACACACATTCAAGAACATCTACATGCTGAAAATATTTgcagtttttgtgattttgaagCAGAAAATTCAGACTCACTGCTTGAACATATCCTAATTCATAAACCACCAAATCCGTttcattgtatttattgtgacaGTAAATATAAAACACGAGCTCAGTTAAATGTCCATCTTCCAAAACATTTAACTGTTAAACCTTTTATCTGTGAAATTTGTCAAACTGGATTCAAGTGGAAACATGCACTTAAATGCCACATGGCCACTCATAGTGAAACAAAAGATCATCTGTGTGATGTTTGTGGATTTGCAACcgctcacaaaagtcaattaaaaGCACATAAACTCATTCATACAGGAGACACATATAAATGTGAATATCCAAATTGTAAATTCCAGTCAATAAAAAAGCAGAGTTTGAAATATCATAGACTTACACATACTCAGGAGAAACCCCATCAATGTGAAATATGTGGGCAaagtttttcattgaaaaagaaTTTAAACAGACATGCATTACTTCACACTGATGTGCGACCACATAAATGTAAATTTCATGAAGTTTGTAACTTTGCAACGACAAGGTATGATAAGTTAAAAGAACATTTGCTCAAGATTCACAGTCATGGAGTGGCACCAAGCAAAAAGTTTAGACTTTCTGACTATCCAAAAAGTTTAGTTCCTCCTGATGAAGAAGAACCTCCAATGCCTAGCATGCCTAGTGTAATTCATATTGAGAATTCTGATATAAGTTTAGGCCAGATATCATTGAATGATTTAGAGACAAAAGTATACATACAGCAACCTGGAGGAGAATCTGTACCCATCACTCTTGTGGCATCTAAATTTGAAATACCATATCAATTGATAACTAAGCTTGAAAACTAA